Below is a window of Gossypium hirsutum isolate 1008001.06 chromosome A12, Gossypium_hirsutum_v2.1, whole genome shotgun sequence DNA.
AAGGATAGGTAAATCTTCTGAGTGGACTACTGCAGCTTGCCTATGGTGAAGATGAACCCCTGGTGTATCATATAATTTCTGCAAGAAGACAATAACATGAATGATTGGTCAATATTATAAAACTTAATAGACAAGGACTGCTAAAACTAATTTTATCTGGTTTAGAACTAATCAGGAGACTAACTAAAAGCCCCAAAAGATccttgaaaaaaatgaaaacacgGTGCCAGGGGGTAGGATGAAGTTCAGGCAATGAACTGATAATTACCCCTCCTCCAAGGAAAGGATCAATCTGGATTGGTCCTAAAGTAGTTCCGGGAACAGCTGATTGTATTGGTTTGTACTTTTGTGCCGCTGCAGCTGCTGGATCCCTTTGTGCCATCATTTCTGATGTTTCATGGGCCAGATTGTAAGATGTTCAGTACTCCATTGTTGTATGAAATTAGATAAAGCATTTAAATTATCACATAAGAATGAGCAAAAGTGGGAGATGAATTCATATAGACAACCCGGGataaaattaaatgaacttaCTTAGTAAGGCACTTATGAATGCAGATTTTCCCACATTTGCTGATCCCTGTAAGAATgatcaaatgaaaatatataacaACTTATATGAATACAATTTAAATTTATACCAAATCAAAGCTGTTCAACACTGTGATTAAAACAGATAAAGTACCTTCGGCCAGACACATGAAATGTGGAAAGCAAAACAAAGATATTTATTCATGTTACCCCTGGACATACGAGTAGCAGAGTACACGTATGACAGCCAAATGCAGTTAGGAACCCATTTTGCAATTATGATCATGCAATAAAGAAACTAGCAATGAGAATAAAAGGTTGGAAGAGATGATGTAAAGGAAAAAAGGATTTCAAAAAGGTAACTTTAGCAGGAAAAAAAAGTAATTGCAACTCCACTCTGTAAATCTACAATAAGCTTCCACTTCAAGACTTACTAACCAGAATGTACACATCCCTTCCCTGCATCAGAAGAGTCAAGGTAAAGAAGTTAAGCAAAGGAATATGAAGGAAACCAGATCATAAAGGGTTAAAGTCATTTCTATAGTAACAAGTTACATAAAATGGAACATTAATTGCATAGAAGAAAACTTCAGGGCTTAGTGCAGTGGTAACCACTTCATAAACCAAATGTAGATTAGAAATGTTCTGGACTTCATCACAGGTATAAGGTgacatttatttcattttcggTTCAGGAGATACCAATTTGAACATGTTTCACAAGCATTTAATATGAAGCACAACATATCTCAAATCTTattgatgaaaatatatataaggACCAATACAAACCTTCTTCTCCTTTTGGATTTCTGATGCAACTCCAGCAATCCCTACTAAAGACTTTGAGCTAGTAAGATGCACACTCAAGACACTGCAAAGCAGGACACATTGAATCAAAAACATGCTAAGCTTTGAAGTGAAACTATAAGAAACAAATATTGAAAGGagctaaatattcataaaaaGTTAAATGAGATAGATCCAACATCAattctttgaataatttccaGTGAAACCACTTCTTACTTAAGCTTCTTCTTTGTAATGGCCTCCACAACCCAATCACCCACACAATTAAAATCAGTCCCTTTTGGAAGAAGATCAACCTGAGAGAAAAGCAAACACCTTATAGTCAGCATTGTTGCaaagcatatgtcataaaattATTGATTGGATAATAGCCCAAAAGTGCAGATTACTACCTTAGTCACAACTAGTATTATAGGATTTGCACCAGCAAGATCACGCACACGAGATAAAAAGCTGCCATTGAAGTCCACAATATCAACCTAAAAGTAATTGGTCAAGGAGTCAGGAAAACATCCTGATCATTTTGTGTAACATTGAATTTATCAATAAGTTTGAAACATAGTTAAATCCTTGTGAAGAGAAGTCATCATTGGAGCAAATGGAAAATATTCAATCACTTACTAGAAGATAGCCTATAATAATAAGTTTATTTACTTGGCATTCATTATTATTATAAGCATTTTATTCAGCTACTCTTTGATTACAAAAAAATGGGTGGATAAGGAACTCGGTTTTTAACTAACAATAAAATGGTAAGTTCCATGCAATTATCATATCACCAAAATTCACAAGTAAATGAAAAAAGTTCTCGAAAGATTCCATTAATTTGGTCTGgaatttaaaactatataaacTCACCAATTTAACAATCAAAGCCTTCTCATATCGCAAGTGAAAGAGCTTTTCCCGAAGCTCATCAGCTGAAACAAACTGCTTCCCCCCAGAATAACCTCCATTCCCACCAACAGCAGTGATCATATGCCCATGAGATAAAAGCCTACATCTCCCACAAAGAATCGTTCTTAGCTGGTGGTGCTTCTTCTTCTGCAGTCATAAAACAGTACTAAATCAGCTACCCAATTTGACCAGAAACTTTAACTTattcaagcaaaaaaaaaaagggaggggGAGGAGGGGGGAATTTAATCAATTTCCGAACAACTACCTTTACAATTTTGCTAAtagaaaaatatcatattaaaatgtAACGGGCATTTACACTAAAACCAAGTGCATTCGACCAatccagaaaaaaaaaactaatttttaaaatgtcaaaGTTGAAGTTCAATACCAATTCATAGGTGTCCATATCCACAAAACCCGGAGCATCCACCTCCGAAGTCTGCAATGGAGCTCCGCAACCATAACAACAGGCGGTTGCCGTATTAACCTTCAAAACCTTCTTCGTCTTCTTCTTAGTCTTCTTTATCTCCTTTATAAGAAGCTTGGCAGCCTCGTCAGCCTGTTGCCTTTCGAGAAACCGGTCTCCCCGGGTCGGAGAAGCCGCACCAGTTCCTTCGGGTTCGGAAGAAAGCAATTTCGTATCGGAGAGTGGCAACTGAGATGGGGAGTGGGAGTGAGTGGATTTGCAGGAAAGGGGAGTGGGTTTTCTGTAAATATTGAGGGATACGGGGTTGAAGATAGAGAGAGTGTAGTGCTTCGGAAGAAAGAGAGGAGAGAGAAATGTGGAAGGGGTTTTGAGCGCCATCAGCGACCGTTTTGTCTCGTTGAGGTTTTACACTTTCACAGTGGGATGGAGGGGTTTTAGTTAGCGTGGGAAGATGTAACACACTAAACTCGAAGGatgatgatgattatgatattGAAGGGAGAGGGGAATGGGTGGTAATATTAggttaaattctgttattagtGCCTATACTTTTGCTAAATTTATAgatttagtccctgtattttaatttgatcaattctaGTCATGTACTTTTTTTACTTGATCAATTTTAATCtaatactttttgaattttaaaattttatttttgatttgtaCAGTGATAGTTAAATATGTTTggtcaaattcaattactaacgTAAATGATAGTTATCAATCTATTAATAGAATTTTTAGtaagtaatatgtaaaaataataaattgacatgaaattacatatatgataatatatttggcATGTGGCTTATGGTTTGGTAAtgattaaagttttaatttttgaaaaagtacaaattaaagtaaaagaaataaaaacataactttcacaaagtatagggactaatagcaAATTTTCACCTAATATTTATAATACTATTACCAAAGTGGATTCCTATAATTCACTCTGTTCAACAAATGAATTCTAGGTAAGCAAAAGATGAAATATTGGGATTTGAGATTGGGTGAGTTGATGAAGTCTTTTAAGTAGAACGTAAATTTGAATCTCCTTTAAATCACATTCATCTTGCAAGAGATTTCAATCCATGAAGTTGAGCTCTCACCCACCTAATACAATACTCacaaaaaatgcataaaaagatACATCACGGTAACCTCTCCTTCAAGTTGGAGAATACAACATCAAACACACGTAAATTGATGATATCTCACTACTTCTAGAGCttgttatttataatttgatgttTATGAGGTAGTAACATTGGGCTAGAAATCTGGCAGTACCATAAATAAAATCAGCAAAATGCTGCCAGTGCCACCCCACTCCACTAGCAGTTTTTAAGGTTTTTCTTTTCCGCGAACTAAGGCCCTCCATTATAGAGCTAATCATGACGGCCGGTACAAAATATTAGGACTGTTTTTTAAGTTTGAATTCAAAAAATGAGTCTAAATTTTTGTCTAAACTTAATTCAGATAAAAAAATACTAACTTGAGTTCAATTTGGTccacccgtattaatttttttagattattttttatataaaaataaattttaaaaaatataatatatcaaatacactaaaccgtaaactttaaaccctataacactaataaaacaaaaaaaaattatcagcaATTAACAacagcaaacaacaacaaaaacattttttgtcaaatttggCCCGGGCAAGCCAAAAAGTCTTGCTTGAAACTCggctctttttttttctaaaggagtctttttttttgtccaaactcatttttcgagCTTATATTTTGCTAACATCCTCTCACTTTTCGAACAAGTTTTCAGATTTGAATTAATGACCCAACTCATGATTAGATCTACTAATTGTCTTACGAAATAGGAAGGAGAACTTGCGTATCTATCATACATGAATAGGAGAAAAATCGCCGAATCAAACCCATTCCCTTGTCTTCCTTTACTTAACGTTAACTCAGGGAAAAAGGGGGCAGAAcccttattttgttattttagttaagtttaaGTCTGACGATAATAATATTTAACGACaagcaatttatttattttcaaattaacccatttcttatttattatttgattgatTAATTCTTTGTATTGTAATGTGTAAAAGGTCAAATGTTTTAGTAATTTCTCATTGGTTgataaattaagataattttgaatcaaaattttaGAGCGGTACACTCTAAAGACACCCTCGGTACCACTATTGAAGATCTCACAAAGATTAAATCTCAGTGAATTTCCATTTACTGATCTTATCATTCACAGAATCAATCCCCCCTCTCTGATAAGGAAGGAAAGGAAATAATCTCAATTTTATGACAAATCCGGTCCTATGGCTATTCTCCACTAACCGCAAGGATATAGAGACTCTATATTTCATCTTCGGTGCCATTGCTGGTTTTATTCATTCTTAGCTAAAATAATATCTGAgcaatttttgttttgtttagattaaaattttaatttaggtaAAGTAAAAGGAACGTGGATTTTTTTTTATAGCTCAGATTGTAACTACtgaaataaaacaatataatcaTTTACTTTGCAGT
It encodes the following:
- the LOC107933448 gene encoding NO-associated protein 1, chloroplastic/mitochondrial isoform X1, with product MALKTPSTFLSPLFLPKHYTLSIFNPVSLNIYRKPTPLSCKSTHSHSPSQLPLSDTKLLSSEPEGTGAASPTRGDRFLERQQADEAAKLLIKEIKKTKKKTKKVLKVNTATACCYGCGAPLQTSEVDAPGFVDMDTYELKKKHHQLRTILCGRCRLLSHGHMITAVGGNGGYSGGKQFVSADELREKLFHLRYEKALIVKLVDIVDFNGSFLSRVRDLAGANPIILVVTKVDLLPKGTDFNCVGDWVVEAITKKKLNVLSVHLTSSKSLVGIAGVASEIQKEKKGRDVYILGSANVGKSAFISALLKMMAQRDPAAAAAQKYKPIQSAVPGTTLGPIQIDPFLGGGKLYDTPGVHLHHRQAAVVHSEDLPILAPQSRLRGQSFPGCQVSSKNGMVGKFNSDGLNGFSIFWGGLVRIDVLKVLPETCLTFYGPKKLPIHAVPTHEADEFYKKELGVLLTPPTGKDRAGEWRGLETVQQLQINFEDAERPASDVAISGLGWITVEPRRESLGISESNFSETTKQLDIVVHVPKPVEIFVRPSIPVGKAGAEWYQYRELTEKEEEIRPKWYF
- the LOC107933448 gene encoding NO-associated protein 1, chloroplastic/mitochondrial isoform X2 — its product is MALKTPSTFLSPLFLPKHYTLSIFNPVSLNIYRKPTPLSCKSTHSHSPSQLPLSDTKLLSSEPEGTGAASPTRGDRFLERQQADEAAKLLIKEIKKTKKKTKKVLKVNTATACCYGCGAPLQTSEVDAPGFVDMDTYELKKKHHQLRTILCGRCRLLSHGHMITAVGGNGGYSGGKQFVSADELREKLFHLRYEKALIVKLVDIVDFNGSFLSRVRDLAGANPIILVVTKVDLLPKGTDFNCVGDWVVEAITKKKLNVLSVHLTSSKSLVGIAGVASEIQKEKKGRDVYILGSANVGKSAFISALLKMMAQRDPAAAAAQKYKPIQSAVPGTTLGPIQIDPFLGGGKLYDTPGVHLHHRQAAVVHSEDLPILAPQSRLRGQSFPVSSKNGMVGKFNSDGLNGFSIFWGGLVRIDVLKVLPETCLTFYGPKKLPIHAVPTHEADEFYKKELGVLLTPPTGKDRAGEWRGLETVQQLQINFEDAERPASDVAISGLGWITVEPRRESLGISESNFSETTKQLDIVVHVPKPVEIFVRPSIPVGKAGAEWYQYRELTEKEEEIRPKWYF